The following coding sequences are from one Nicotiana tomentosiformis chromosome 3, ASM39032v3, whole genome shotgun sequence window:
- the LOC104109092 gene encoding uncharacterized protein, protein MADDNEIELVDTGAQKQLFERDTELVEEGFKIPKFNLYDGRGDPMAHLRGYCSEMRSVGGKYELLMAYFSESLSGAALEWYTRQDVSKWYAWDDMAQDFVRHFQYNIAIIPDRSSLSKMEKKPEESFREFGLRWREQAARVSPPLDEEEMVKKFQQAQGPTNFSHLIPALGQPFNDVVKMGEMVEEGIKSGKIMSYAAWKGNTEDIQNISLSLGRRKRNRKDVEPRQRQDPAGILAQRFQPQHRPHEYPYTPDNPPQCYFSPQNPQSHTSPSQYSIHNAPPYAPHPQHPQRSTPPPQMSYPPLQAYQPHTHKRFQPKPEYKLKRQQQKEKSFTPIGESYASLFQKLRQLDMLKPIQIKMLNPLPKNFDYSQRCSYCSDAPGHNIEKCWHLKRAFQKLIDAGDITVQNPVAADTSQSPLSVHNETHIVGMICVEKEYENSSKLLRGPLAAKFSALSVSVPKVDLKNESAKGTQKLFDEVNVIEIGNGLGNIDVELNG, encoded by the exons ATGGCGGACGACAACGAAATTGAGTTGGTTGATACTGGTGCCCAAAAGCAATTGTTTGAACGAGACACTGAGTTGGTTGAAGAG GGGTTTAAAATACCAAAGTTTAACTTGTATGATGGGCGTGGAGATCCAATGGCCCACCTGAGGGGTTATTGCAGTGAAATGAGAAGTGTTGGCGGGAAATATGAGTTATTGATGGCGTATTTCAGTGAGAGCTTGAGTGGGGCAGCCTTGGAATGGTATACTCGTCAAGATGTCAGTAAGTGGTATGCATGGgatgacatggctcaagattttgttcGACACTTTCAGTATAATATAGCCATTATCCCAGACCGTTCCTCCCTATCTAAGATGGAAAAGAAACCCGAGGAAAGTTTTAGGGAGTTTGGGCTCAGATGGAGGGAACAAGCTGCTCGGGTCAGTCCCCCGCttgatgaagaagaaatggttAAAAAATTTCAACAAGCTCAGGGACCCACCAACTTCAGTCATTTAATCCCGGCTTTAGGTCAGCCTTTCAATGACGTGGTAAAAATGGGAGAGAtggtagaagaaggaatcaagtcaGGCAAAATCATGAGCTATGCTGCATGGAAAGGTAATACAGAAGACATTCAGAACATCTCATTAAGTTTGGGCAGAAGGAAGAGAAATAGAAAAGATGTTGAGCCTCGCCAACGACAAGATCCAGCGGGCATTCTTGCTCAACGCTTTCAGCCTCAACATCGACCCCATGAATATCCCTATACTCCAGATAATCCTCCCCAATGCTACTTCTCTCCACAAAATCCCCAAAGTCATACCTCACCCTCCCAGTACTCTATCCACAATGCACCGCCATATGCTCCACATCCACAACACCCGCAACGGTCAACACCACCTCCACAAATGTCTTACCCACCTCTACAAGCATATCAACCACATACCCACAAGAGGTTCCAACCGAAGCCTGAGTACAAACTGAAAAGGCAGCAACAAAAGGAAAAGTCTTTCACTCCTATTGGAGAATCATATGCCAGTTTGTTCCAAAAGTTGAGGCAATTGGACATGTTGAAGCCGATTCAGataaaaatgttgaaccctcttccaaagaattttgattattctcaAAGGTGCTCATACTGCTCTGATGCCCCGGGGCACAATATAGAAAAGTGTTGGCATCTGAAAAGAGCATTCCAGAAGCTTATTGATGCAGGTGACATTACCGTGCAAAATCCAGTCGCAGCGGATACTAGCCAAAGTCCTTTGTCTGTTCATAATGAGACGCATATAGTGGGTATGATTTGTGTTGAAAAGGAATATGAGAACTCTTCTAAGCTCCTTAGAGGGCCACTTGCCGCAAAGTTTTCAGCGCTATCAGTCTCGGTTCCGAAAGTTGATCTTAAGAACGAGTCGGCAAAAGGGACCCAAAAGCTATTCGATGAGGTCAATGTGATTGAAATTGGTAATGGTCTTGGTAATATTGATGTGGAACTCAATGGCTAA